Proteins from one Leptonema illini DSM 21528 genomic window:
- the rlmN gene encoding 23S rRNA (adenine(2503)-C(2))-methyltransferase RlmN: MQNLKGKFPEELAEEFRQMGLPAYRGKQAFMRIYRHRATSIDDFSEFPKELREALAPAFRRLSMLERSDAPGGTEKFIFDYAPDNEKSSRFRSFESVWIVSKERRTACISSQSGCTLNCAFCATGTLPFSGNLEAWMIVDQVYELLHARPDETLTNIVFMGMGEPFHNYDNALKAAHLLNHPHGLALGARHITLSTAGVVPMIHRFIDEKQPFNLAISLNHPDPEQRGQVMDIDLKYPLEELIDAARRLNRELNRPVMFEYVMIPEKNMDAANLKRLIQITRRVNCKINLIPLNTNLQGWRRPTEEEAAEFQIALRNAGILAFNRGSPGREVDGACGMLAFQRLNAGKS; encoded by the coding sequence ATGCAGAATCTGAAAGGAAAATTCCCCGAAGAGCTTGCCGAGGAATTCCGGCAGATGGGCCTGCCAGCCTATCGCGGCAAGCAGGCCTTCATGCGCATCTACAGGCATCGAGCGACGTCCATCGACGACTTCTCAGAATTCCCGAAAGAGCTGCGCGAGGCGCTCGCGCCGGCCTTCAGACGACTCAGTATGCTTGAGCGATCCGATGCTCCAGGCGGAACGGAGAAGTTCATCTTCGACTATGCGCCCGATAACGAAAAGAGTTCGCGCTTTCGCAGCTTTGAAAGCGTCTGGATCGTCAGCAAGGAACGACGCACCGCCTGCATTTCAAGCCAATCCGGATGCACGCTGAACTGCGCCTTCTGCGCCACGGGCACCCTGCCCTTTTCGGGTAACCTTGAGGCCTGGATGATCGTCGATCAGGTCTACGAGCTCTTGCATGCGCGTCCCGATGAGACGCTGACTAACATCGTATTTATGGGCATGGGCGAGCCCTTTCATAACTACGACAACGCCCTGAAGGCCGCTCATCTGCTCAATCATCCGCATGGCCTGGCGCTTGGAGCGCGGCATATCACGCTTTCAACGGCCGGCGTCGTTCCGATGATCCATCGCTTCATCGACGAGAAGCAGCCGTTCAACCTGGCCATCTCTCTCAATCATCCCGATCCCGAACAGCGCGGTCAGGTTATGGATATCGATCTCAAGTATCCGCTCGAAGAGCTTATCGACGCGGCGCGAAGACTGAACCGCGAGCTGAACCGTCCCGTTATGTTCGAGTACGTGATGATTCCCGAAAAGAACATGGATGCGGCCAATCTGAAGCGCCTGATACAGATCACCCGGCGTGTAAACTGCAAGATCAATCTCATCCCTCTCAATACGAATCTTCAGGGATGGCGGCGTCCCACCGAAGAAGAGGCCGCCGAATTTCAGATCGCTCTGCGCAACGCCGGCATCCTTGCCTTTAACAGAGGCTCTCCAGGACGCGAAGTGGACGGAGCCTGCGGCATGCTGGCCTTCCAGCGCCTGAACGCCGGCAAAAGCTAA